A genomic stretch from Perognathus longimembris pacificus isolate PPM17 chromosome 5, ASM2315922v1, whole genome shotgun sequence includes:
- the LOC125351735 gene encoding nuclear receptor subfamily 1 group I member 2-like has protein sequence MRPEERCYQVAPVLCEESDSVSGNPTIIIDEEDGSPQICRVCGDKANGYHFNVMSCEGCKGFFRRAMKRNVQLRCPFRKGTCEITQKTRRQCQACRLRKCLDSGMKKEMIMSEAAVEQRRALIKMRKKARMEAQLSTVPGLTQEQRMLIEELMDAQSKTFDTTFSHFKDFRLPKVSGSDHVISEFLQNSVREPSLSWEEIRKELCPVKVSLQLRGEDGSVWNYNPPDYGDGKEIIPMLPHLADMSTYMFKGVINFAKVISYFRDLPIEDQISLLKGATFEMCVLRFNTLFNSETGTWECGRLVYCFEDLEGGFQKLLLDPIKFHYMLRNLQLHKEEYVLMQAISLFSPDRPGVVQRSTVDQLQERFALTLKAYIECNRPQPAHRFLFMKIMAALTELRSLNAQHTQQLLRIQDASYSFTTPLIQELISNTDD, from the exons ATGAGACCTGAAGAAAGATGTTACCAGGTTGCCCCTGTGCTCTGTGAAGAGTCAGACTCTGTTTCAGGAAATCCCACCATCATTATAGATGAAGAAGATGGCAGTCCCCAAATCTGCCGTGTGTGTGGGGACAAGGCCAATGGCTATCACTTCAATGTCATGTCATGTGAAGGCTGCAAGGGGTTCTTCAG GAGGGCCATGAAGCGCAATGTCCAGCTGAGGTGCCCCTTCCGCAAGGGCACCTGCGAGATCACGCAGAAGACTCGGCGGCAGTGCCAGGCCTGCCGCCTTCGCAAGTGCCTGGACAGCGGCATGAAGAAGGAGA TGATCATGTCTGAGGCTGCAGTGGAACAGAGGCGGGCCCTGATCAAGATGAGGAAGAAGGCACGCATGGAGGCTCAGCTGTCCACTGTGCCCGGGCTGACCCAGGAGCAGCGCATGTTGATCGAGGAGCTGATGGACGCTCAGTCAAAAACCTTCGACACCACCTTCTCCCACTTCAAGGATTTCCGG CTACCAAAGGTGTCTGGCAGTGACCATGTAATCTCAGAGTTCCTGCAGAATTCAGTGAGAGAACCATCTCTCAGCTGGGAGGAAATCAGGAAAGAGCTCTGTCCCGTGAAAGTCTCTCTACAGCTGCGGGGGGAAGATGGCAGTGTCTGGAACTACAACCCCCCTGACTATGGGGATGGAAAAGAGATCATCCCCATGCTGCCCCACCTGGCTGACATGTCAACCTACATGTTCAAGGGAGTCATCAACTTTGCAAAAGTCATCTCCTACTTCAG GGACTTGCCCATTGAGGACCAGATCTCCCTGCTGAAGGGGGCCACCTTTGAAATGTGCGTACTGAGGTTCAACACGTTGTTCAACTCAGAGACGGGGACCTGGGAGTGTGGCCGGCTGGTCTACTGTTTTGAAGACCTTGAAG GTGGCTTCCAGAAACTTCTACTGGATCCTATAAAATTCCACTACATGCTGAGAAACCTGCAGCTGCACAAGGAGGAGTATGTGCTGATGCAGGccatctccctcttctccccag ATCGCCCTGGTGTAGTTCAGCGTAGCACAGTGGACCAGCTACAGGAGAGATTTGCCCTCACCCTGAAGGCCTACATTGAGTGCAATCGGCCACAGCCTGCTCACCG GTTCCTGTTCATGAAGATCATGGCTGCACTCACAGAGCTACGGAGCCTCAATGCCCAGCATACCCAGCAACTGCTGCGAATCCAAGATGCCAGCTACTCCTTTACCACCCCGCTCATTCAGGAGCTGATCAGCAACACAGATGACTGA